A stretch of Leucobacter aridicollis DNA encodes these proteins:
- the ftsE gene encoding cell division ATP-binding protein FtsE, with amino-acid sequence MILFENVTKKYRGTQKPALDSVDLKIDRGEFVFIVGASGSGKSSCLRLILREDRPTSGQIHVAGQDLSKISSRKVPYFRRGLGTVFQDFRLLANKTVFDNVAFTLQVIGKSRGYIQEAVPDTLEMVGLTGKAKRFPHELSGGEQQRVAIARAIVNKPAILLADEPTGNLDPATSLGIMQLLKAINASGTTVVMATHEATFVDIMQQRVVELSQGLVVRDDVEGGYGHTASIPIAELTDTGARVLRTSEEVVRQALAPDIERLRAQDAAAAAEPGDVEIQLPDAMPSAAAEPAVDPIMEDAAEPLATRLDDSADLDVPPPPDEAVPGKRIPSFLEPDVESTVQVAEAGGFAERLGLSDDDQGNVGPTR; translated from the coding sequence ATGATCCTCTTTGAAAACGTCACCAAGAAGTACCGTGGCACGCAAAAGCCCGCGCTCGATTCGGTGGATCTCAAGATCGACCGCGGCGAGTTCGTCTTCATCGTCGGCGCGTCGGGCTCCGGCAAATCGAGTTGCCTGCGGCTCATTCTGCGGGAGGATCGTCCGACGTCGGGGCAGATCCATGTCGCCGGTCAGGATCTCAGCAAGATTTCCTCGCGCAAGGTGCCGTACTTCCGCCGCGGCCTCGGCACCGTGTTCCAGGACTTCCGGCTGCTCGCGAACAAGACTGTGTTCGACAACGTCGCGTTCACCCTGCAGGTCATCGGCAAGTCCCGCGGCTACATTCAGGAGGCGGTGCCCGACACCCTCGAGATGGTGGGGCTCACCGGCAAGGCGAAGCGGTTCCCGCACGAGCTCTCGGGCGGCGAGCAGCAGCGCGTGGCGATTGCGCGCGCCATCGTTAACAAGCCCGCGATCCTGCTCGCCGACGAGCCGACGGGCAACCTTGACCCGGCGACGAGCCTCGGCATCATGCAGCTCCTCAAAGCGATCAACGCCTCGGGAACCACGGTCGTCATGGCGACGCACGAGGCGACCTTCGTTGACATCATGCAGCAGCGCGTGGTCGAACTCTCGCAGGGCCTCGTCGTGCGCGACGACGTCGAGGGCGGCTACGGCCACACCGCGTCGATCCCGATCGCGGAGCTCACCGACACCGGCGCCCGCGTGCTCCGCACCTCCGAGGAGGTCGTGCGTCAGGCGCTCGCTCCCGACATCGAGCGGCTGCGCGCGCAGGACGCGGCGGCTGCCGCCGAGCCCGGCGACGTCGAGATCCAGCTGCCCGACGCGATGCCGTCGGCCGCCGCAGAACCGGCAGTCGACCCGATCATGGAGGACGCCGCCGAGCCGCTCGCGACCCGGCTCGACGACAGCGCCGACCTGGACGTGCCGCCGCCACCGGACGAGGCGGTGCCAGGCAAACGGATACCGTCGTTCCTCGAACCCGATGTCGAGAGCACGGTGCAGGTAGCGGAAGCGGGCGGATTCGCGGAGCGACTCGGCCTCAGCGATGACGATCAGGGGAATGTGGGGCCGACCCGATGA
- a CDS encoding PLP-dependent aminotransferase family protein — MIAQRLPARRLVQLLGEWRGTGHSYRELSDSVGLLVRDGRIPLGTALPAERQLAEAAGVSRTTVAAAYQRLREHGIAQSRQGSGTVVRAQPAAGERIDAADGFEIDLSGACPAPWHGLDGLARAAVDAQPALFREIGFDTIGRPALRERIAARYSARGLPTTPDQIMVTLGAQHAVFLIARTLLRRGDRTLIESPSYPHAREALAATGALVAELPVGPGAPAGAGATAGPAYDAATILDIARRTSPRLAYLIPDHHNPTGQCMPDELRAELIATLTAQGAHIIADETTAELVLGRPRPILPFAAAATQPHQQDSVITVGSLGKTVWGGLRIGWIRATPDLIARLETSRRIGDLGTGSWEQVVAGHALDRYDEILADRTTELTARHRVLSEQLAAHLPGWTMPSVPGGVCAWVDLGGPHSTRLSREAARLGVRIPPGSQFGSPGVFERFARIPFSAEPAVLTDAVARLRLAWDRAAGPASVGVAARGAAAGILAGDALAAVI, encoded by the coding sequence ATGATTGCGCAGCGACTCCCTGCCAGGCGACTCGTCCAACTGCTCGGCGAGTGGCGCGGCACCGGCCACAGCTACCGCGAGCTCAGCGACAGCGTCGGGCTGCTCGTGCGCGACGGCCGGATCCCGCTCGGCACCGCCCTGCCAGCCGAGCGGCAACTCGCCGAGGCGGCGGGCGTGAGCCGTACGACCGTGGCCGCCGCCTACCAACGGCTGCGCGAGCACGGGATCGCGCAGTCGCGGCAGGGGTCGGGCACGGTGGTACGCGCGCAGCCCGCGGCGGGGGAGCGGATCGACGCCGCAGACGGGTTCGAGATCGACCTGTCTGGGGCGTGTCCAGCCCCGTGGCACGGCCTCGACGGGCTCGCGCGCGCCGCGGTCGACGCGCAGCCCGCGCTCTTTCGCGAGATCGGATTCGACACGATCGGGCGTCCCGCGCTGCGGGAGCGCATCGCCGCCAGGTACTCCGCCCGTGGCTTGCCGACCACCCCCGATCAGATCATGGTGACGCTCGGCGCGCAGCACGCGGTGTTTCTCATCGCACGCACCCTGCTCCGGCGCGGCGACCGCACGCTTATCGAGTCCCCGAGCTACCCGCACGCACGCGAAGCGCTCGCCGCGACCGGAGCGCTCGTCGCCGAGCTGCCCGTCGGGCCAGGCGCCCCAGCCGGTGCGGGCGCGACGGCCGGGCCCGCCTACGACGCCGCGACGATCCTCGACATCGCGCGGCGCACGTCGCCGCGCCTCGCCTACCTGATCCCCGATCACCACAACCCGACGGGGCAGTGCATGCCAGACGAGCTCCGCGCCGAGCTCATCGCGACGCTCACCGCTCAGGGCGCGCACATCATCGCCGACGAGACCACCGCCGAGCTCGTCCTCGGCCGGCCCCGGCCCATCCTGCCGTTCGCGGCAGCCGCAACGCAGCCGCACCAGCAAGACTCGGTCATCACGGTCGGGTCCCTCGGCAAGACCGTGTGGGGCGGGCTCCGGATCGGGTGGATTCGTGCGACGCCGGATCTCATTGCCAGGCTCGAAACCTCGCGCAGGATCGGGGACCTCGGCACCGGCAGCTGGGAGCAGGTCGTCGCCGGTCACGCGCTCGACCGCTACGACGAGATCCTTGCCGACCGTACGACCGAACTCACCGCGCGTCACCGCGTGCTCTCCGAGCAGCTCGCCGCGCACCTGCCCGGGTGGACGATGCCGAGCGTCCCGGGCGGCGTGTGCGCCTGGGTTGATCTCGGCGGACCGCACTCCACGCGGCTGAGCCGCGAGGCGGCGCGGCTCGGTGTGCGGATTCCGCCCGGATCGCAGTTCGGCAGCCCCGGGGTGTTCGAGCGGTTCGCCAGGATCCCGTTCTCTGCGGAGCCCGCGGTCCTCACGGACGCCGTCGCCCGGCTCCGCCTCGCCTGGGACCGCGCCGCCGGCCCGGCGAGCGTCGGTGTGGCCGCCCGCGGTGCCGCAGCGGGGATCCTGGCCGGTGACGCGCTCGCCGCCGTGATCTAG
- a CDS encoding GlxA family transcriptional regulator, protein MGDRLRKVAVVILDGAKPLDVGIPAQVFTTRPSMPYEVRVCGVEPGLVSGGDGLSYAVEHGLEALEEAELIFIPGYRHPDREEPPAALVGALRAAHDRGARLAAISTGAFALAATGLLDGKRATTHWHYSRIFAERFPRIQVNESVLFVDEGSVLTSAGAASGIDLCLHILRGDLGMATANHAARRLVAAPYRSGGQAQYVRRSVPPTIGERFSATREWALTHLDDQLTIESLSRHANVSPRTFSRRFREETGYTPMQWVMRARIDLARELLENTDFGIDEIALTVGLGSGANLRQFFRRVLGTTPSEYRRTFTAGE, encoded by the coding sequence ATGGGGGATCGTCTGCGCAAGGTCGCCGTCGTCATTCTGGACGGCGCGAAACCGCTCGACGTTGGAATCCCAGCCCAGGTCTTCACCACGCGGCCCAGCATGCCGTACGAGGTGCGCGTGTGCGGTGTCGAACCGGGACTCGTCTCGGGCGGTGACGGGCTGTCGTACGCCGTCGAGCACGGCCTCGAGGCACTCGAAGAGGCCGAGCTGATCTTCATCCCCGGCTACCGCCACCCGGACCGCGAGGAACCCCCGGCCGCGCTCGTCGGCGCCCTGCGTGCGGCCCACGATCGGGGCGCGCGCCTCGCGGCGATCTCGACGGGGGCCTTCGCGCTCGCGGCGACCGGGCTGCTCGACGGCAAGCGCGCGACGACGCACTGGCACTACTCGCGCATCTTCGCCGAGCGCTTTCCGCGCATCCAGGTGAACGAGAGCGTGCTGTTTGTCGACGAGGGATCGGTGCTCACCTCGGCGGGCGCCGCCTCCGGGATCGACCTCTGCCTGCACATCCTGCGCGGCGACCTCGGGATGGCGACCGCGAACCACGCCGCGAGGCGCCTCGTGGCGGCCCCGTACCGCTCGGGCGGGCAGGCCCAGTACGTGCGCAGGAGCGTGCCGCCGACGATCGGCGAGCGGTTTTCCGCGACCCGGGAGTGGGCGCTCACGCACCTCGACGACCAGCTCACCATCGAGTCCCTGTCGCGACACGCGAACGTCTCGCCGCGCACGTTCTCGAGGCGCTTCCGCGAGGAGACCGGGTACACGCCGATGCAGTGGGTGATGCGGGCCCGGATCGATCTCGCGCGCGAGCTGCTCGAGAACACCGACTTCGGGATCGACGAGATCGCCCTCACCGTCGGCCTCGGGTCGGGCGCGAATCTGCGGCAGTTCTTCCGTCGCGTGCTCGGCACGACACCGAGCGAGTACCGGCGCACATTCACCGCGGGGGAGTAG
- a CDS encoding C45 family autoproteolytic acyltransferase/hydolase — translation MPIRTIEISGTPRERGRQYGEAAADLIEGAIGYYEAALTQQTGMSWAAITDSVKRWLPVCEQHAPHLVEEMQGIADGSGRSFEEILTLNVRGEFVYNHQADRAAQVTTADPTDDDERDPADGCTSFFLTGAASGTGHTLVGQNWDWRTLTADTTLIVRIVQDPLPTVIMQVEAGQVGRHGANSAGIALNANGLGGSFGNDIGLPQTLIRRLVLDSSELAAALKILVKVRPHIASNALLAHRSGYGIDLETTPEGVDWIFPEDGRIAHTNHFQASVPPQLAGKYRPVSADSLLRLPRVTAGLAAVAAATTPAESAELVRAAMSDHLGFPEGVCTHPNPEAPPLKQWSTLLSSCVNLTTGEYLIAAGFPCETPYVALPWNLYDGPRFDDAGPGTARPTTRSH, via the coding sequence ATGCCCATCCGCACGATTGAAATCAGCGGCACGCCGCGTGAGCGCGGACGCCAATACGGGGAGGCCGCTGCCGATCTCATTGAGGGCGCGATCGGCTACTACGAGGCGGCGCTCACCCAGCAGACCGGAATGAGCTGGGCGGCAATCACTGACTCAGTGAAGCGGTGGCTGCCGGTGTGCGAGCAGCATGCGCCGCACCTCGTCGAGGAGATGCAGGGCATCGCGGACGGCTCCGGCCGCAGCTTCGAGGAGATCCTGACGCTGAACGTGCGCGGCGAGTTCGTCTACAACCACCAGGCCGACCGGGCCGCGCAGGTGACCACGGCCGATCCGACCGACGATGACGAGCGCGATCCGGCTGACGGCTGCACCTCGTTCTTCCTCACCGGCGCAGCGTCGGGCACCGGGCACACCCTCGTCGGGCAGAACTGGGACTGGCGCACCCTCACTGCCGACACCACCCTCATCGTGCGCATCGTGCAGGATCCGCTTCCGACGGTCATCATGCAGGTCGAAGCCGGGCAGGTCGGTCGGCACGGCGCGAACTCCGCGGGCATCGCCCTGAACGCGAATGGTCTCGGCGGTAGCTTCGGTAACGACATCGGCCTGCCGCAGACACTCATTCGCAGGCTCGTGCTCGACAGCTCCGAGCTCGCCGCCGCGCTCAAGATCCTCGTGAAGGTGCGGCCGCACATTGCCAGCAACGCGCTGCTCGCGCACCGCAGCGGGTACGGGATCGACCTCGAGACGACCCCGGAGGGCGTCGACTGGATCTTCCCCGAGGACGGCCGCATCGCGCACACGAATCACTTCCAAGCGTCAGTGCCGCCCCAACTCGCAGGCAAGTACCGGCCAGTGTCGGCGGACTCGCTCCTGCGGCTACCGCGGGTGACCGCGGGCCTCGCCGCTGTCGCCGCAGCGACGACGCCAGCAGAGAGCGCAGAGCTCGTCCGGGCAGCGATGTCGGATCACCTCGGGTTCCCCGAGGGTGTCTGCACCCATCCGAACCCCGAGGCGCCGCCGCTGAAGCAGTGGTCGACGCTGCTCTCGAGCTGCGTGAACCTCACGACGGGGGAGTACCTTATCGCCGCGGGCTTCCCGTGCGAGACCCCGTATGTCGCGCTGCCGTGGAACCTCTACGACGGCCCCCGATTCGACGATGCCGGACCCGGCACCGCCCGCCCCACAACTCGTTCTCACTAA
- a CDS encoding MurR/RpiR family transcriptional regulator gives MEAFVTTDTENPGLTRLRARIAERWDSLSRAERAVCATLTGSSAEHLLYASAADLGTESRTSNATVIRTLQSLGYAGLSELKQEVAAPFTTAVAPEVRLKQRIEYLGQNLATIQQEVWKEAESLLSLAAQGNTDADYSAAIDVLIHARTVYCYGLGASGIAAEHLALRLRRTGVSTRRLTVDGFRLADELLGLGAHDAIAVFAPGRVTRDIEAILDRANQVGAKTLLVTDELRQALADRVTATLAAPHTPTGITAEGLIGILIADVLVQGIVAVGPDKALVASQELNELRAQLGY, from the coding sequence ATGGAAGCCTTTGTAACAACCGATACGGAAAACCCGGGCCTCACTCGGCTGCGCGCGCGCATCGCCGAACGCTGGGACAGCCTCTCCCGCGCGGAACGAGCAGTGTGCGCGACGCTCACCGGATCCTCGGCGGAACACCTGCTCTACGCGAGCGCCGCCGACCTCGGCACGGAGTCGCGCACGTCGAACGCGACGGTCATCCGCACGTTGCAGTCACTCGGTTACGCGGGTCTCTCCGAGCTCAAGCAGGAGGTGGCGGCACCATTCACCACTGCCGTCGCGCCCGAGGTGCGGCTCAAGCAGCGCATCGAATACCTCGGCCAGAATCTCGCCACGATCCAACAGGAGGTGTGGAAAGAGGCAGAGTCGCTCCTCTCCCTCGCCGCGCAGGGGAACACCGACGCCGACTACTCGGCCGCGATCGACGTGCTCATCCACGCGCGCACGGTGTATTGCTACGGTCTTGGCGCGTCGGGCATCGCCGCCGAGCACCTCGCGTTGCGGCTCCGCCGAACTGGCGTCTCGACGAGGCGCCTGACAGTCGACGGTTTCCGCCTTGCCGACGAGTTGCTTGGCCTCGGAGCGCACGACGCCATCGCGGTATTCGCGCCGGGGCGCGTCACCCGGGATATCGAGGCGATCCTCGACCGCGCCAACCAGGTCGGGGCCAAGACGCTCCTCGTGACCGACGAGCTCAGACAGGCCCTGGCGGATCGGGTGACCGCAACCCTCGCGGCGCCTCATACCCCGACCGGGATCACCGCGGAGGGCCTCATCGGGATCCTCATCGCTGACGTCCTCGTCCAAGGGATCGTCGCAGTGGGACCAGACAAGGCCCTCGTGGCGTCCCAGGAACTCAACGAGCTCCGCGCACAGCTCGGGTACTAG
- the gap gene encoding type I glyceraldehyde-3-phosphate dehydrogenase, which produces MTSRIAINGFGRIGRGLLRAILEQGSDLDLVAVNDLGDGDALAQLFNFDSVYGRAKDRMRFEDGYLIVGDRKIQILAEREPAKLPWGELNIDVVVESTGRFTNAKDAALHLEAGAKRVLVSAPSKGADVTIARGVNQDAYDPEKHRVISNASCTTNALAPVAQVLNDLAGIEQGFMMTAHAYTGDQSLVDGPHKDPRRARAAALNIVPSSTGAAKAIGLVLPELDGKLQGDSLRVPVPVGSIVELTAIVKRDITRDELLAAFKEAAEGRLEGVLAYSEDPLVSSDIVGDPHSSIFDSELAKVEGKLVKVSAWYDNEWGFSNRVAETLEFLTR; this is translated from the coding sequence ATGACCTCTCGTATTGCTATCAACGGTTTTGGCAGGATTGGCCGCGGCCTGCTCCGCGCGATCCTCGAACAGGGCAGCGATCTCGACCTCGTTGCAGTGAACGACCTCGGCGACGGCGACGCGCTTGCGCAGCTGTTCAACTTCGACTCCGTCTACGGCCGCGCCAAGGATCGCATGCGCTTCGAGGACGGCTACCTCATTGTCGGCGACCGCAAGATCCAGATCCTGGCCGAGCGCGAGCCCGCGAAGCTGCCCTGGGGCGAGCTGAACATCGACGTCGTCGTTGAATCGACCGGTCGCTTCACGAACGCGAAGGACGCGGCGCTCCACCTCGAGGCTGGCGCGAAGCGCGTGCTCGTGAGTGCCCCCTCGAAGGGCGCAGACGTGACGATCGCTCGCGGCGTCAACCAGGACGCGTACGACCCCGAGAAGCACCGCGTCATCTCGAACGCGTCCTGCACGACGAACGCGCTCGCGCCCGTTGCGCAGGTGCTCAACGACCTCGCCGGCATCGAGCAGGGCTTCATGATGACGGCCCACGCCTACACCGGCGATCAGAGCCTCGTCGACGGCCCGCACAAGGACCCGCGTCGTGCGCGCGCCGCCGCGCTGAACATCGTGCCCTCGTCGACCGGCGCCGCCAAGGCCATCGGCCTCGTGCTCCCGGAGCTTGACGGCAAGCTCCAGGGCGACTCGCTCCGTGTGCCCGTGCCCGTCGGGTCGATCGTTGAGCTCACGGCAATCGTGAAGCGAGACATCACCCGCGACGAACTGCTCGCCGCGTTCAAGGAAGCCGCAGAGGGGCGCCTTGAGGGTGTGCTGGCATACTCCGAGGACCCGCTCGTGTCGAGCGACATCGTTGGCGACCCGCACTCATCGATCTTCGACTCCGAACTCGCAAAGGTCGAGGGCAAGCTCGTGAAGGTGTCTGCCTGGTACGACAACGAGTGGGGCTTCTCGAACCGCGTCGCAGAGACGCTTGAGTTCCTCACACGCTAG
- the smpB gene encoding SsrA-binding protein SmpB, whose translation MPKETGEKLIASNKKARHDYLILDTYEAGLVLTGSEVKSLRMGRASLVDGYVFIDRGEAWLDAAYIPEYLNGSWTNHAPRRKRKLLLHRKQIDKLHEKTREGGMTIVPLRLYFLDGRVKVEIALAKGKREFDKRQTLREQQDKREAERAMRQRNRGAE comes from the coding sequence ATGCCCAAGGAGACCGGTGAGAAGCTCATCGCTTCGAACAAGAAGGCGCGCCACGACTACCTCATCCTCGACACGTACGAGGCCGGCCTGGTGCTGACGGGGAGCGAGGTGAAGTCGCTCCGCATGGGGCGGGCCTCGCTCGTCGATGGTTACGTCTTCATCGACCGGGGCGAGGCGTGGCTCGACGCCGCCTACATCCCGGAATACCTCAACGGCTCGTGGACGAACCACGCGCCGCGCCGCAAGCGTAAGCTCCTGCTCCACCGCAAGCAGATCGACAAGCTGCACGAGAAGACCCGCGAGGGCGGCATGACGATCGTGCCGCTGCGGCTGTACTTCCTCGACGGCCGCGTGAAGGTCGAGATCGCGCTCGCGAAGGGCAAGCGCGAGTTCGACAAGCGGCAAACGCTCCGCGAGCAGCAGGATAAGCGCGAGGCTGAACGGGCGATGCGGCAGCGCAACCGCGGTGCTGAGTAG
- the prfB gene encoding peptide chain release factor 2, whose product MLEQDFAARIRSLRSTYADIAEVTDLPKLDREIAELEAQAAAPDLWDDPAAAQVVTSGLSHRQARVRKVRGVESRIDDVEVLAELAEEAGDADTEAEVLAELAAIETLIQDLEVQTLLSGEYDAESAVMTIRSGAGGDDATDFAEMLLRMYLRWAEDRGYPTKVLDTSYAEGAGIKSATIEIDAPYAFGTLSVEAGTHRLARISPFGSADKRQTSFAAVEVIPLLAEATEVEIPETDIRVDVYRSSGPGGQSVNTTDSAVRITHIPTGIVISMQNEKSQIQNRAAAMRLLQARLLILQREEEAAKKKELAGNITASWGDQIRSYFLYGQQLVKDLRTGHESTQPDAVFDGDLDGFIAAGIRWRSLNK is encoded by the coding sequence ATGCTTGAACAGGACTTCGCCGCACGGATCCGCTCGCTCCGTTCCACGTACGCCGACATCGCCGAGGTCACCGACCTGCCGAAGCTCGACCGCGAGATCGCCGAGCTCGAGGCGCAGGCGGCCGCGCCCGATCTGTGGGACGATCCGGCGGCCGCGCAGGTCGTGACGAGCGGGCTGTCGCACCGCCAGGCGCGCGTGCGGAAGGTGCGTGGCGTCGAGTCGCGCATCGACGACGTCGAGGTGCTCGCTGAGCTCGCCGAGGAGGCCGGCGACGCCGACACCGAGGCCGAGGTGCTCGCCGAGCTCGCCGCCATCGAGACGCTCATTCAGGATCTCGAGGTGCAGACGCTGCTCTCCGGCGAGTACGACGCCGAATCCGCGGTCATGACGATCAGGTCGGGCGCCGGCGGGGACGACGCGACTGACTTCGCGGAGATGCTGCTGCGGATGTACCTGCGCTGGGCCGAGGATCGCGGCTACCCGACGAAGGTCCTCGACACCTCGTACGCCGAGGGCGCTGGCATCAAGTCGGCGACGATCGAGATCGACGCACCGTACGCGTTCGGCACGCTGTCGGTCGAGGCTGGCACGCACCGCCTCGCGCGCATCAGCCCGTTCGGCTCGGCCGACAAGCGCCAGACGAGTTTCGCCGCGGTCGAGGTCATCCCGTTGCTCGCCGAGGCGACCGAGGTGGAGATTCCGGAGACCGACATTCGCGTGGACGTCTACCGGTCGAGCGGCCCCGGCGGTCAGTCGGTCAACACGACCGACTCCGCCGTGCGTATCACGCACATTCCCACGGGCATCGTGATCTCGATGCAGAACGAGAAGAGCCAGATCCAGAACCGCGCCGCAGCGATGCGCCTGCTGCAGGCGCGGCTGCTCATCCTGCAGCGCGAGGAGGAAGCGGCGAAGAAGAAGGAGCTTGCGGGCAACATCACCGCGAGCTGGGGCGACCAGATCCGGTCGTACTTCCTCTACGGCCAGCAGCTCGTGAAGGATCTGCGCACCGGGCACGAGTCGACCCAGCCCGACGCGGTGTTCGACGGCGATCTCGACGGCTTCATCGCCGCTGGCATTCGCTGGCGTTCGCTGAACAAGTAG
- a CDS encoding YczE/YyaS/YitT family protein produces the protein MLPRLARLVPGLLLYGIADAFMIKAAVGVDSWTVFAQGIALRTGLSIGILTNLIGLAVLLLWIPLRQRPGLGTVLNILLVGPGIDLGLWLLPTPGPLWLRVVFFTTGMLLLAVASGIYIGARLGPGPRDGLMTGIHARFGTPIWIARTSVELTVLAAGWLLGGNVGLGTVAFALLIGPLCGVTLPFFDPVTRREVRAARAGRTAHSAAEPGGAGAAAIQNS, from the coding sequence ATGCTCCCTCGACTCGCCCGCCTCGTCCCCGGCCTACTGCTCTACGGCATCGCCGACGCCTTCATGATCAAGGCGGCCGTCGGCGTCGACTCCTGGACCGTATTCGCACAGGGCATCGCGCTGCGCACCGGGCTCAGCATTGGCATCCTCACGAACCTCATCGGACTCGCGGTGCTGCTGCTGTGGATCCCGCTGCGCCAGCGGCCGGGACTCGGCACCGTGCTGAACATTCTGCTCGTGGGGCCCGGCATCGACCTCGGCCTGTGGCTCCTCCCGACGCCAGGGCCGCTCTGGCTGCGCGTCGTGTTCTTCACGACCGGAATGCTGCTGCTCGCCGTCGCGAGCGGCATCTACATCGGCGCGAGGCTCGGGCCGGGGCCGCGCGACGGGCTCATGACCGGGATCCACGCGCGTTTCGGCACCCCCATCTGGATCGCGCGGACCTCCGTCGAGCTCACAGTGCTCGCGGCGGGCTGGCTGCTTGGCGGCAACGTCGGGCTCGGCACCGTCGCGTTCGCGCTCCTCATCGGGCCGCTCTGCGGCGTCACGCTGCCGTTCTTCGACCCAGTCACGCGCCGCGAGGTCCGCGCGGCACGGGCCGGGCGGACCGCACATTCCGCAGCGGAGCCCGGTGGTGCCGGCGCCGCCGCGATCCAGAACAGCTAG
- the ftsX gene encoding permease-like cell division protein FtsX, which produces MRFRLVMGEVWSGLRRNLSVVISVILVTFVSLTFVGAAILMQQQVQQMKSFWYDRAQVAVYLCTSHDRSATCDGTDAGEDEIAAVEEALGSEVLAPYIDDYFFLDHDQAYEEFAKQFEGNPILDVTSPDQLNQTYWVKLKDAAKSQIILETFTGIPGVQSVKDQQSLLDRIFLFLGVASYTAIGIAGLMLIAAMLLISTTIRLSAFSRRREIGIMRLVGASNRFIQTPFILEGIIAALIGAVLAGAASVAIVKFFVQGFLVKEVPFTSYITVEQSLIVPPILIALGVILSAIAAKIAITRYLRV; this is translated from the coding sequence ATGAGATTTAGGCTCGTAATGGGAGAGGTCTGGAGCGGCCTGCGCCGCAACCTCTCCGTCGTGATCTCCGTGATCCTCGTGACGTTCGTGTCGCTGACGTTCGTCGGCGCGGCGATTCTCATGCAGCAGCAGGTGCAGCAGATGAAGTCGTTCTGGTACGACCGCGCCCAGGTCGCGGTCTACCTGTGTACCTCGCACGATCGCAGCGCGACGTGTGACGGCACCGACGCGGGGGAGGACGAGATCGCCGCCGTGGAGGAGGCGCTCGGGTCCGAGGTGCTCGCGCCGTACATCGACGACTACTTCTTCCTCGACCACGACCAGGCGTATGAGGAGTTCGCGAAGCAGTTCGAGGGCAACCCGATCCTCGACGTCACGAGCCCCGACCAGCTCAACCAGACGTACTGGGTGAAGCTGAAGGACGCGGCGAAGTCGCAGATCATCCTCGAGACGTTCACCGGGATCCCCGGCGTGCAGAGCGTGAAGGATCAGCAGAGCCTCCTCGACCGGATCTTCCTCTTCCTCGGCGTCGCGAGCTACACCGCGATCGGGATCGCCGGGCTCATGCTCATCGCGGCGATGCTGCTCATCTCGACGACGATCAGGCTCTCCGCCTTCTCCCGAAGACGCGAGATCGGGATCATGCGTCTCGTCGGCGCGTCGAACAGATTCATCCAGACCCCGTTCATACTCGAGGGCATCATCGCGGCGCTCATCGGCGCGGTCCTTGCTGGGGCCGCTTCCGTCGCGATCGTGAAGTTCTTCGTGCAGGGGTTCCTCGTGAAGGAAGTGCCGTTCACGAGCTACATCACCGTCGAGCAGTCGCTGATCGTGCCCCCGATCCTGATCGCCCTTGGCGTGATCCTTTCGGCGATCGCCGCAAAGATCGCGATCACCAGGTACCTGCGCGTCTGA